From a single Apium graveolens cultivar Ventura chromosome 2, ASM990537v1, whole genome shotgun sequence genomic region:
- the LOC141707591 gene encoding transcriptional corepressor LEUNIG_HOMOLOG, translated as MAQSNWEADKMLDVYIHDYLLKRKLHASAKAFMTEGKVATDPVAIDAPGGFLFEWWSVFWDIFIARTNEKHSEAAASYIETQQSKVREHQQQQLQIQQLQLMQQRNAQLQRRDPNHPPLGGPTNALNSEGMMGQPSASILAMKMYEERMKHPHSVDSETSPALMDANRMALLRSATNQQGQLVQGNSGSMSGSLQQMRPQLTNEIKIEGNLGNQKSLPSHPSSIYGQAILQSKSGLGTAGLNQGITGLPLKGWPLTGIDQLRPNLGLQQVQRPNLQNQNQFLLASQNQQALAQAQAQGGLGSSPNYGFGGLPRGGLNAKDGQHLRNDGNICSPVHLNSPKLKIPQMQQSSSQQQDQLPQQQLQQNNNRKRKQHSLSGPANSTGTGNTVGPSPNSPPSTTHTAGDGITTASSLQHVNSGHKGLMMYGSEAAGLASSANQLDDMENFGDVGDVESFLSNDGEDGRSLYGTIKQNLTEHKTESSKGFSFGEVGCIRTRNKVTCCHFSSDGKLLASAGHDRKAVLWNMDMLQTESTPEEHQLLITDVRFRPNSTQLATASFDKSVRLWDAANPGYCLHAYTGHSYHVMSLDFHPKKNEVFCFCDSNNEIRYWNLSPFSCTRVSKQGGSSQVRFQPVSGRLLAAASDKVVSIFDVETDMQTHYFQGHTKVVNYLCWDLNGDYLASVCEDSVKVWSLNSGECIHELSSNGNQFHSCVFHPSYSALLVIGGMRSLELWNMAENKSMTVPAHENMIAALAQSPLTGMVASASHDSSVKLWK; from the exons ATGGCACAGAGTAATTGGGAAGCTGATAAGAT GCTTGATGTTTACATTCATGATTATTTACTTAAAAGAAAACTACATGCATCTGCCAAAGCTTTCATGACTGAAGGGAAAGTTGCAACCGACCCAGTAG CTATTGATGCACCAGGAGGATTTCTTTTTGAGTGGTGGTCGGTCTTCTGGGACATTTTCATTGCAAGGACAAATGAGAAACATTCTGAGGCTGCTGCTTCTTACATAGAG ACACAACAAAGCAAAGTAAGGGAGCACCAACAACAGCAGCTGCAAATTCAACAATTGCAACTTATGCAGCAACGGAATGCACAATTACAACGTAGGGATCCTAATCATCCTCCCCTGGGTGGCCCAACAAATGCTTTGAACTCTGAAGGAATGATGGGACAGCCATCAGCCAGTATTCTTGCTATGAAAATGTACGAAGAACGGATGAAGCATCCTCATTCAGTAGATTCAGAAACATCACCGGCTTTAATGGATGCCAATAGGATGGCCCTTCTTAGATCTGCAACTAATCAGCAAGG CCAGTTGGTGCAAGGGAATTCTGGGAGCATGTCCGGGTCTTTGCAACAAATGCGTCCTCAACTGACCAAT GAAATAAAGATTGAAGGTAACTTAGGCAATCAGAAATCTTTGCCTTCACACCCGTCATCAATATATGGACAAGCAATTTTGCAATCAAAATCTGGTTTAGGCACTGCAG gatTGAATCAAGGAATTACTGGTCTTCCACTGAAAGGCTGGCCTCTAACG GGAATTGATCAACTACGGCCAAATTTAGGTCTACAACAAGTCCAACGTCCAAATCTTCAGAACCAGAATCAATTTCTCTTAGCATCACAAAACCAACAGGCATTAGCACAAGCTCAGGCCCAAGGTGGTCTTGGAAGCTCACCTAACTATGGGTTTGGTGGGCTACCACGGGGTGGTCTGAATGCAAAAGATGGTCAACATTTAAGAAATGATGGAAATATATGTTCCCCAGTACACTTAAATTCACCAAAG CTGAAGATACCCCAAATGCAGCAATCCTCTTCTCAACAACAGGACCAGTTACCACAGCAACAACTACAACAG AACAATAACAGAAAAAGAAAACAACACTCGTTGTCTGGACCAGCCAATAGTACTGGTACTGGAAATACTGTAGGTCCTTCTCCGAACTCCCCACCATCAACAACTCATACTGCTGGTGATGGGATAACTACTGCAAGTAGCCTGCAGCATGTAAACAGTGGACATAAAGGGTTGATGATGTATGGTTCAGAAGCAGCAGGCCTTGCATCATCTGCAAATCAGTTG GATGACATGGAAAATTTCGGAGATGTTGGAGACGTTGAATCTTTTTTGTCCAATGATGGAGAAGATGGACGAAGTTTATATGGCACAATAAAACAAAATCTTACTGAACATAAAACTGAGTCTTCTAAAG GATTTTCTTTTGGAGAAGTGGGCTGTATACGGACCAGAAACAAAGTTACATGCTGCCATTTTTCTTCAGACGGGAAGCTGTTAGCTAGTGCAGGGCATGACAGGAAG GCTGTACTTTGGAACATGGATATGTTGCAAACAGAGAGCACTCCCGAAGAACACCAGTTGTTGATTACAGATGTCCGTTTTAGGCCAAATTCAACTCAGCTGGCGACGGCTTCATTTGATAAGTCCGTGAGATTGTGGGATGCAGCCAAT CCAGGCTACTGTTTGCATGCTTATACTGGGCACAGCTATCATGTTATGTCCTTAGACTTTCATCCCAAGAAGAATGAAGTATTTTGTTTTTGCGATAGTAACAATGAAATTCGTTATTGGAACCTCAGTCCATTTTCATGTACTCGAGTTTCAAAG CAAGGAGGCAGTTCACAAGTGCGATTTCAACCAGTAAGTGGTCGTCTACTGGCAGCAGCGTCAGATAAAGTGGTGTCCATCTTTGATGTTGAAACTGACATGCAAACACATTATTTCCAG GGACACACCAAGGTGGTTAACTACCTATGTTGGGATCTAAATGGTGATTATTTGGCTTCTGTCTGTGAAGACTCTGTGAAAGTTTGGTCCTTGAATTCCGGGGAATGCATTCATGAACTTAGCTCGAACGGAAACCAGTTCCATTCGTGTGTTTTCCATCCAAGCTATTCAGCTCTCTTGGTGATCGGTGGAATGAGG TCATTGGAGTTGTGGAATATGGCTGAAAATAAAAGCATGACAGTACCGGCACATGAAAATATGATTGCTGCTTTAGCACAGTCCCCTCTGACAGGAATGGTTGCCTCTGCAAGTCATGACAGTTCTGTCAAGTTATGGAAATAA